GCAATCAATAATCAAAACGTGATATTACTATTCACAAACCCAAGTTTGACGGGTGAGCAAGGTTTGCATGCTTTCATTTAAAACTTTCTATATGTCCTTGACAGCCAAATCTACTAATACTACTAGTTTAAACTAAGGATATATATAGACTTGGATGCAAATCTACTAACCTAGGCATATACACTTGGATACAAATCTACTTTATAAACTAGGCATATTGAATTTTGCATAAATCAACATAATTTTTAGGGTCATTTGGTTAAATTGTGGGGATAGACTATCAGATGTGATTAACTATTCCCACTTTTTCGATGGGATAACTTATACAATCCCAAGTTTTTATACTTAACTGGTAACCAAACAATCCTTAGGTTATAGTGAGGCATACCTGGCAATGTTTAAACTTATAACTTCATTTTGATCTGTTGATTGATGAATATTATTGGAAACAAGGTGCCGCTATTGGTCAtaaaatttcctttatttctgtttttcgcCAGAACCTAGAGTGTATTTAGTTTATTTTCTGTACTTCAACTTAATTTGAGAATTCTAAGCTATAAATGAATTTAATAACTGGTGGTTACTTAAGTCATACACTAAGAGCGAAGAAGTCTAGGCACATCATAGGAAAGTTTGGCCCAAGGAGCACTTACAAATTGCCATATGCAAAATTGCATTTTCAACCACATAATTAAATTGGGCGGTGGCCGATGGTccattatcaaaaaaaaaacgTTGTACATCATATGGACATCCTTGTGACAGCTAGGATCTAACCATGGAAAAGAATAAAAAGGACAAAAACTCCAACGTCTCTCTTCACAAAATCTTTACAAAAAACAGCTCAATTCCACAAAAAGTAATGATACGAAGCACTGAATTATGAATGGTCGGTCACTATGATAATGAAACTTAAATCATTAATGCATGTCAGTAGGGGCCCCTTTAACTTACCTAATATTGCATAGTACTCCTATATAAACACCTTTAGTACTTCACTCACTCCCATCAACGGGTAAACATTAATTCTTTCTGAAGTCGAGTAATTTTTAGCTGTGAATTGAGAAAAAAGAATGGAGAACAAAGAAGAAGATGTAAGATTAGGAGCAAACAAATATTCAGAGAGGCAGGCAATTGGGACGGCAGCGCAGAGTGACAAGGATTATAAGGAGCCACCACCAGCGCCACTGTTTGAGGCAGGAGAATTGACGTCTTGGTCATTCTATCGTGCTGGAATTGCTGAGTTTATGGCCACTTTCCTCTTCCTTTACATCACTATCTTAACAGTGATGGGTGTTTCAAAGTCTGAATCCAAATGCTCCACTGTTGGTATTCAAGGCATTGCTTGGGCTTTTGGGGGCATGATTTTTGCCCTTGTTTACTGTACTGCTGGCATTTCTGGTACGCATTTCTAAAAGTATATTCTTACTTGTCTCATTTTAATCGAAGGTGTTGCTatatagattttttattttttactttgatTATCTCAAGCccctttaaatattttgaattattaaccATGTCGATTTTTCATATAATATCAAATATGTACTGtaattgttattttaaaaaattgaagAATCTATATCCAAATTCAAATTGAAAATTAATTGATTTCCTTCGTATCCTCAATtcattcacataaattgagatagAGGGGGTAATATTTTGTTAGATCTAGTGGTTTGAGTATATTGTGGACTAGCGATGGATTCAAAATCTAATTCTACGAGTTCAACAATTAAGATTATTCCCAATAAACGTTATGTAATTTTGAAGTTTCGTAATAATTTGCATGCATATGTTAAGAATACTGAGTTTAGTCGAACCAATTACAAGGCTCCATCCGCCTATGTTGCGGACTACTAACTAACCATTTGTTTTTGTTGTGGGGAATATTGCAGGAGGACACATAAATCCAGCAGTGACTTTTGGGCTGTTCTTGGCAAGGAAATTGTCGTTGACAAGGGCAGTGTTCTACATGGTGATGCAGTGTCTTGGAGCTATCTGTGGTGCTGGTGTGGTCAAAGGGTTCGGCAAAACTCTTTATCAAACAAAGGGTGGTGGTGCCAATGTTGTAAATCTTGGTTACACAAAGGGATCAGGTCTTGGTGCTGAGATCGTTGGCACTTTCGTTCTTGTTTACACTGTTTTCTCTGCTACTGATGCTAAGCGTAGTGCTAGGGATTCACATGTCCCTGTAAGTATTCATAGCCTTAATTCAGTAAAAGAAAGTAGTAGGTTTTGTGGGTAATTAATTGTGGC
This DNA window, taken from Nicotiana tabacum cultivar K326 chromosome 4, ASM71507v2, whole genome shotgun sequence, encodes the following:
- the LOC107817177 gene encoding probable aquaporin PIP1-2 is translated as MENKEEDVRLGANKYSERQAIGTAAQSDKDYKEPPPAPLFEAGELTSWSFYRAGIAEFMATFLFLYITILTVMGVSKSESKCSTVGIQGIAWAFGGMIFALVYCTAGISGGHINPAVTFGLFLARKLSLTRAVFYMVMQCLGAICGAGVVKGFGKTLYQTKGGGANVVNLGYTKGSGLGAEIVGTFVLVYTVFSATDAKRSARDSHVPILAPLPIGFAVFLVHLATIPITGTGINPARSLGAAIIYNQDHAWDDHWIFWVGPFIGAALAALYHQVVIRAIPFKSK